One Chaetodon trifascialis isolate fChaTrf1 chromosome 12, fChaTrf1.hap1, whole genome shotgun sequence DNA window includes the following coding sequences:
- the klf5b gene encoding Krueppel-like factor 5: protein MAAAVRNNVWVAPGQDTQFLRKTAAPLTADGLRGEDHGQVLCNTRDANPGTSSLHDYNLVKSEMDSYLPPQDGINSKMLCRDGALMLEPPFAEDFASPYSVNMSLLLPDVTYLHPGLCRTMRQIKTEPSHSLMHATCQGNTVPPTLPEYPGVFSTAETAGGNFYIKQEMPDFQDVPLFQLLNSDLEQLVHGSQLSSIPMAPLSLPMGNVHVSQNCTKPTSAPQNECFRHVGHQQRPTYLPPSPPNSEPSSPERGKELLHNLSPPPSYEASIASKLTFQTHNPVDPGQTSGVAPIQSPDQNSNVGLVQSPGPVPVQRATLTPVHTAPGVEPMSPVLAQSAPYKNNRRNNPDLERRRIHHCDVPGCKKVYTKSSHLKAHLRTHTGEKPYQCSWEGCEWRFARSDELTRHFRKHTGAKPFQCGVCSRCFSRSDHLALHMKRHQS, encoded by the exons ATGGCCGCTGCCGTGAGGAATAATGTTTGGGTCGCTCCGGGGCAGGACACGCAGTTTCTCCGTAAAACCGCCGCACCACTGACAGCCGACGGTCTGAGAGGTGAAGATCATGGACAAGTGCTGTGTAACACGAGGGATGCCAACCCGGGAACGTCTTCTCTTCATGATTACAATTTG GTTAAATCAGAGATGGACAGCTATCTGCCTCCACAGGACGGCATAAACTCCAAAATGCTGTGCAGGGACGGCGCTCTGATGCTGGAGCCACCCTTCGCCGAGGACTTCGCTTCCCCTTACAGCGTCAACATGAGCCTGCTCCTTCCTGACGTCACATACCTGCACCCCGGTCTCTGCAGGACTATGAGACAGATCAAAACAGAGCCGTCACACTCTCTGATGCATGCCACCTGTCAGGGCAATACAGTGCCACCAACACTCCCAGAATACCCAGGTGTTTTCAGCACAGCCGAAACTGCTGGCGGGAACTTTTACATCAAGCAGGAAATGCCAGATTTCCAGGATGTTCCCTTGTTTCAGCTTTTGAACTCTGACTTGGAGCAGCTCGTTCACGGGTCGCAGCTGAGCTCCATCCCCATGGCCCCGTTAAGTCTTCCTATGGGAAACGTCCACGTCAGCCAGAATTGCACCAAACCCACAAGCGCCCCTCAGAACGAGTGTTTTCGACATGTAGGCCATCAGCAGAGACCGACCTATTTGCCACCCTCTCCGCCAAACTCTGAGCCCTCAAGTCCCGAAAGGGGGAAGGAGCTCCTTCACAATCTGTCCCCACCTCCATCCTACGAAGCCAGCATCGCCTCTAAGTTAACTTTTCAGACCCATAATCCAGTTGATCCAGGGCAGACTTCTGGTGTTGCTCCAATCCAAAGCCCAGACCAGAATTCCAATGTTGGATTAGTCCAAAGCCCAGGTCCTGTGCCAGTCCAGCGTGCAACCCTGACACCAGTACACACGGCACCGGGTGTTGAGCCAATGTCCCCAGTGTTGGCCCAATCGGCTCCATATAAGAACAACAGAAGGAATAATCCTGATCTGGAGAGACGACGGATTCACCACTGTGATGTCCCAG gGTGCAAGAAAGTGTACACCAAGTCTTCTCATTTAAAAGCCCATCTACGGACTCACACAG GAGAGAAGCCGTACCAGTGCTCCTGGGAGGGATGTGAGTGGCGCTTCGCCCGTTCTGATGAGCTGACTCGCCATTTCAGGAAACACACCGGGGCGAAGCCGTTCCAGTGCGGCGTGTGCAGCCGCTGTTTCTCCCGCTCTGATCACCTGGCGCTACACATGAAGAGACACCAGAGTTAG